The Anolis carolinensis isolate JA03-04 chromosome 2, rAnoCar3.1.pri, whole genome shotgun sequence genome has a window encoding:
- the csnk1d gene encoding casein kinase I isoform X1: protein MELRVGNRYRLGRKIGSGSFGDIYLGTDIAAGEEVAIKLECVKTKHPQLHIESKIYKMMQGGVGIPTIKWCGAEGDYNVMVMELLGPSLEDLFNFCSRKFSLKTVLLLADQMISRIEYIHSKNFIHRDVKPDNFLMGLGKKGNLVYIIDFGLAKKYRDARTHQHIPYRENKNLTGTARYASINTHLGIEQSRRDDLESLGYVLMYFNLGSLPWQGLKAATKRQKYERISEKKMSTPIEVLCKGYPSEFATYLNFCRSLRFDDKPDYSYLRQLFRNLFHRQGFSYDYVFDWNMLKFGASRAVEDAERERREREERMRHARNPAVRGLPSTASGRLRGTQDVAPPTPLTPTSHTANTSPRPVSGMERERKVSMRLHRGAPVNISSSDLTGRQDTSRMSTSQQVHQGMGCEWRLRGAENLKLLQRRKCRRKSK from the exons gCACTGATATAGCAGCTGGAGAAGAGGTTGCCATCAAGTTGGAATGTGTAAAAACCAAACATCCTCAACTCCATATAGAAAGTAAAATTTACAAAATGATGCAGGGTGGAG TGGGCATTCCCACAATTAAATGGTGTGGTGCTGAAGGTGACTACAATGTAATGGTGATGGAGTTGTTGGGACCAAGCCTTGAAGATCTCTTTAACTTCTGTTCAAGAAAATTCAGCCTCAAGACAGTCCTCTTACTTGCTGACCAAATG ATAAGCCGAATAGAATACATTCATTCGAAGAACTTCATTCACCGAGATGTAAAACCTGATAACTTCCTGATGGGATTAGGCAAGAAGGGCAATCTTGTCTACATCATAGACTTTGGGCTGGCCAAGAAATACCGGGATGCTCGAACCCACCAGCACATTCCATATCGTGAAAATAAAAACTTGACAGGGACTGCCCGATATGCCTCCATCAACACTCACCTTGGGATTG AACAATCTCGCAGAGATGACTTGGAGTCCTTGGGCTATGTACTCATGTATTTTAACCTGGGCTCCCTCCCCTGGCAGGGACTAAAGGCAGCTACAAAGCGACAGAAATATGAACGCATCAGTGAAAAGAAAATGTCTACACCCATTGAGGTTTTATGTAAAGGATACCCTT CTGAGTTTGCTACTTACCTGAATTTCTGCCGCTCATTGCGCTTTGATGATAAACCGGATTATTCATATCTAAGGCAATTATTCAGAAACCTCTTCCACAGACAAGGCTTCTCTTATGACTATGTATTCGACTGGAATATGCTTAAATTT GGCGCAAGCCGTGCAGTTGAAGATGCTGAACGCGAACGgcgagaaagagaggaaagaatgAGACATGCACGAAATCCAGCTGTTCGTGGGTTACCTTCCACTGCCTCTGGCAGGCTGAGGGGGACACAGGATGTAGCTCCACCTACCCCTCTTACCCCAACTTCACATACTG CGAACACATCTCCTCGGCCAGTGTCTGGAATGGAGCGAGAACGGAAAGTGAGTATGCGATTGCACCGTGGGGCCCCTGTCAATATCTCCTCATCTGATCTAACAGGCAGACAAGATACCTCGCGCATGTCAACCTCACAG CAGGTACACCAGGGGATGGGGTGTGAGTGGAGACTACGGGGAGCTGAAAATTTGAAGTTGCTGCAAAGGAGGAAATGCAGAAGGAAGAGCAAATGA
- the csnk1d gene encoding casein kinase I isoform X3 — protein MELRVGNRYRLGRKIGSGSFGDIYLGTDIAAGEEVAIKLECVKTKHPQLHIESKIYKMMQGGVGIPTIKWCGAEGDYNVMVMELLGPSLEDLFNFCSRKFSLKTVLLLADQMISRIEYIHSKNFIHRDVKPDNFLMGLGKKGNLVYIIDFGLAKKYRDARTHQHIPYRENKNLTGTARYASINTHLGIEQSRRDDLESLGYVLMYFNLGSLPWQGLKAATKRQKYERISEKKMSTPIEVLCKGYPSEFATYLNFCRSLRFDDKPDYSYLRQLFRNLFHRQGFSYDYVFDWNMLKFGASRAVEDAERERREREERMRHARNPAVRGLPSTASGRLRGTQDVAPPTPLTPTSHTANTSPRPVSGMERERKVSMRLHRGAPVNISSSDLTGRQDTSRMSTSQPRSCRTQRKRKKMRF, from the exons gCACTGATATAGCAGCTGGAGAAGAGGTTGCCATCAAGTTGGAATGTGTAAAAACCAAACATCCTCAACTCCATATAGAAAGTAAAATTTACAAAATGATGCAGGGTGGAG TGGGCATTCCCACAATTAAATGGTGTGGTGCTGAAGGTGACTACAATGTAATGGTGATGGAGTTGTTGGGACCAAGCCTTGAAGATCTCTTTAACTTCTGTTCAAGAAAATTCAGCCTCAAGACAGTCCTCTTACTTGCTGACCAAATG ATAAGCCGAATAGAATACATTCATTCGAAGAACTTCATTCACCGAGATGTAAAACCTGATAACTTCCTGATGGGATTAGGCAAGAAGGGCAATCTTGTCTACATCATAGACTTTGGGCTGGCCAAGAAATACCGGGATGCTCGAACCCACCAGCACATTCCATATCGTGAAAATAAAAACTTGACAGGGACTGCCCGATATGCCTCCATCAACACTCACCTTGGGATTG AACAATCTCGCAGAGATGACTTGGAGTCCTTGGGCTATGTACTCATGTATTTTAACCTGGGCTCCCTCCCCTGGCAGGGACTAAAGGCAGCTACAAAGCGACAGAAATATGAACGCATCAGTGAAAAGAAAATGTCTACACCCATTGAGGTTTTATGTAAAGGATACCCTT CTGAGTTTGCTACTTACCTGAATTTCTGCCGCTCATTGCGCTTTGATGATAAACCGGATTATTCATATCTAAGGCAATTATTCAGAAACCTCTTCCACAGACAAGGCTTCTCTTATGACTATGTATTCGACTGGAATATGCTTAAATTT GGCGCAAGCCGTGCAGTTGAAGATGCTGAACGCGAACGgcgagaaagagaggaaagaatgAGACATGCACGAAATCCAGCTGTTCGTGGGTTACCTTCCACTGCCTCTGGCAGGCTGAGGGGGACACAGGATGTAGCTCCACCTACCCCTCTTACCCCAACTTCACATACTG CGAACACATCTCCTCGGCCAGTGTCTGGAATGGAGCGAGAACGGAAAGTGAGTATGCGATTGCACCGTGGGGCCCCTGTCAATATCTCCTCATCTGATCTAACAGGCAGACAAGATACCTCGCGCATGTCAACCTCACAG CCAAGATCCTGCAGAActcaaaggaagaggaagaaaatgcgTTTCTGA
- the csnk1d gene encoding casein kinase I isoform X5, whose protein sequence is MELRVGNRYRLGRKIGSGSFGDIYLGTDIAAGEEVAIKLECVKTKHPQLHIESKIYKMMQGGVGIPTIKWCGAEGDYNVMVMELLGPSLEDLFNFCSRKFSLKTVLLLADQMISRIEYIHSKNFIHRDVKPDNFLMGLGKKGNLVYIIDFGLAKKYRDARTHQHIPYRENKNLTGTARYASINTHLGIEQSRRDDLESLGYVLMYFNLGSLPWQGLKAATKRQKYERISEKKMSTPIEVLCKGYPSEFATYLNFCRSLRFDDKPDYSYLRQLFRNLFHRQGFSYDYVFDWNMLKFGASRAVEDAERERREREERMRHARNPAVRGLPSTASGRLRGTQDVAPPTPLTPTSHTANTSPRPVSGMERERKVSMRLHRGAPVNISSSDLTGRQDTSRMSTSQISETNE, encoded by the exons gCACTGATATAGCAGCTGGAGAAGAGGTTGCCATCAAGTTGGAATGTGTAAAAACCAAACATCCTCAACTCCATATAGAAAGTAAAATTTACAAAATGATGCAGGGTGGAG TGGGCATTCCCACAATTAAATGGTGTGGTGCTGAAGGTGACTACAATGTAATGGTGATGGAGTTGTTGGGACCAAGCCTTGAAGATCTCTTTAACTTCTGTTCAAGAAAATTCAGCCTCAAGACAGTCCTCTTACTTGCTGACCAAATG ATAAGCCGAATAGAATACATTCATTCGAAGAACTTCATTCACCGAGATGTAAAACCTGATAACTTCCTGATGGGATTAGGCAAGAAGGGCAATCTTGTCTACATCATAGACTTTGGGCTGGCCAAGAAATACCGGGATGCTCGAACCCACCAGCACATTCCATATCGTGAAAATAAAAACTTGACAGGGACTGCCCGATATGCCTCCATCAACACTCACCTTGGGATTG AACAATCTCGCAGAGATGACTTGGAGTCCTTGGGCTATGTACTCATGTATTTTAACCTGGGCTCCCTCCCCTGGCAGGGACTAAAGGCAGCTACAAAGCGACAGAAATATGAACGCATCAGTGAAAAGAAAATGTCTACACCCATTGAGGTTTTATGTAAAGGATACCCTT CTGAGTTTGCTACTTACCTGAATTTCTGCCGCTCATTGCGCTTTGATGATAAACCGGATTATTCATATCTAAGGCAATTATTCAGAAACCTCTTCCACAGACAAGGCTTCTCTTATGACTATGTATTCGACTGGAATATGCTTAAATTT GGCGCAAGCCGTGCAGTTGAAGATGCTGAACGCGAACGgcgagaaagagaggaaagaatgAGACATGCACGAAATCCAGCTGTTCGTGGGTTACCTTCCACTGCCTCTGGCAGGCTGAGGGGGACACAGGATGTAGCTCCACCTACCCCTCTTACCCCAACTTCACATACTG CGAACACATCTCCTCGGCCAGTGTCTGGAATGGAGCGAGAACGGAAAGTGAGTATGCGATTGCACCGTGGGGCCCCTGTCAATATCTCCTCATCTGATCTAACAGGCAGACAAGATACCTCGCGCATGTCAACCTCACAG ATCTCGGAAACAAATGAATGA
- the csnk1d gene encoding casein kinase I isoform X4: protein MELRVGNRYRLGRKIGSGSFGDIYLGTDIAAGEEVAIKLECVKTKHPQLHIESKIYKMMQGGVGIPTIKWCGAEGDYNVMVMELLGPSLEDLFNFCSRKFSLKTVLLLADQMISRIEYIHSKNFIHRDVKPDNFLMGLGKKGNLVYIIDFGLAKKYRDARTHQHIPYRENKNLTGTARYASINTHLGIEQSRRDDLESLGYVLMYFNLGSLPWQGLKAATKRQKYERISEKKMSTPIEVLCKGYPSEFATYLNFCRSLRFDDKPDYSYLRQLFRNLFHRQGFSYDYVFDWNMLKFGASRAVEDAERERREREERMRHARNPAVRGLPSTASGRLRGTQDVAPPTPLTPTSHTANTSPRPVSGMERERKVSMRLHRGAPVNISSSDLTGRQDTSRMSTSQNSIPFEHHGK from the exons gCACTGATATAGCAGCTGGAGAAGAGGTTGCCATCAAGTTGGAATGTGTAAAAACCAAACATCCTCAACTCCATATAGAAAGTAAAATTTACAAAATGATGCAGGGTGGAG TGGGCATTCCCACAATTAAATGGTGTGGTGCTGAAGGTGACTACAATGTAATGGTGATGGAGTTGTTGGGACCAAGCCTTGAAGATCTCTTTAACTTCTGTTCAAGAAAATTCAGCCTCAAGACAGTCCTCTTACTTGCTGACCAAATG ATAAGCCGAATAGAATACATTCATTCGAAGAACTTCATTCACCGAGATGTAAAACCTGATAACTTCCTGATGGGATTAGGCAAGAAGGGCAATCTTGTCTACATCATAGACTTTGGGCTGGCCAAGAAATACCGGGATGCTCGAACCCACCAGCACATTCCATATCGTGAAAATAAAAACTTGACAGGGACTGCCCGATATGCCTCCATCAACACTCACCTTGGGATTG AACAATCTCGCAGAGATGACTTGGAGTCCTTGGGCTATGTACTCATGTATTTTAACCTGGGCTCCCTCCCCTGGCAGGGACTAAAGGCAGCTACAAAGCGACAGAAATATGAACGCATCAGTGAAAAGAAAATGTCTACACCCATTGAGGTTTTATGTAAAGGATACCCTT CTGAGTTTGCTACTTACCTGAATTTCTGCCGCTCATTGCGCTTTGATGATAAACCGGATTATTCATATCTAAGGCAATTATTCAGAAACCTCTTCCACAGACAAGGCTTCTCTTATGACTATGTATTCGACTGGAATATGCTTAAATTT GGCGCAAGCCGTGCAGTTGAAGATGCTGAACGCGAACGgcgagaaagagaggaaagaatgAGACATGCACGAAATCCAGCTGTTCGTGGGTTACCTTCCACTGCCTCTGGCAGGCTGAGGGGGACACAGGATGTAGCTCCACCTACCCCTCTTACCCCAACTTCACATACTG CGAACACATCTCCTCGGCCAGTGTCTGGAATGGAGCGAGAACGGAAAGTGAGTATGCGATTGCACCGTGGGGCCCCTGTCAATATCTCCTCATCTGATCTAACAGGCAGACAAGATACCTCGCGCATGTCAACCTCACAG AATAGCATTCCCTTCGAACACCATGGCAAGTAG
- the csnk1d gene encoding casein kinase I isoform X2 has translation MELRVGNRYRLGRKIGSGSFGDIYLGTDIAAGEEVAIKLECVKTKHPQLHIESKIYKMMQGGVGIPTIKWCGAEGDYNVMVMELLGPSLEDLFNFCSRKFSLKTVLLLADQMISRIEYIHSKNFIHRDVKPDNFLMGLGKKGNLVYIIDFGLAKKYRDARTHQHIPYRENKNLTGTARYASINTHLGIEQSRRDDLESLGYVLMYFNLGSLPWQGLKAATKRQKYERISEKKMSTPIEVLCKGYPSEFATYLNFCRSLRFDDKPDYSYLRQLFRNLFHRQGFSYDYVFDWNMLKFGASRAVEDAERERREREERMRHARNPAVRGLPSTASGRLRGTQDVAPPTPLTPTSHTANTSPRPVSGMERERKVSMRLHRGAPVNISSSDLTGRQDTSRMSTSQIPALATTSVLQSAVHR, from the exons gCACTGATATAGCAGCTGGAGAAGAGGTTGCCATCAAGTTGGAATGTGTAAAAACCAAACATCCTCAACTCCATATAGAAAGTAAAATTTACAAAATGATGCAGGGTGGAG TGGGCATTCCCACAATTAAATGGTGTGGTGCTGAAGGTGACTACAATGTAATGGTGATGGAGTTGTTGGGACCAAGCCTTGAAGATCTCTTTAACTTCTGTTCAAGAAAATTCAGCCTCAAGACAGTCCTCTTACTTGCTGACCAAATG ATAAGCCGAATAGAATACATTCATTCGAAGAACTTCATTCACCGAGATGTAAAACCTGATAACTTCCTGATGGGATTAGGCAAGAAGGGCAATCTTGTCTACATCATAGACTTTGGGCTGGCCAAGAAATACCGGGATGCTCGAACCCACCAGCACATTCCATATCGTGAAAATAAAAACTTGACAGGGACTGCCCGATATGCCTCCATCAACACTCACCTTGGGATTG AACAATCTCGCAGAGATGACTTGGAGTCCTTGGGCTATGTACTCATGTATTTTAACCTGGGCTCCCTCCCCTGGCAGGGACTAAAGGCAGCTACAAAGCGACAGAAATATGAACGCATCAGTGAAAAGAAAATGTCTACACCCATTGAGGTTTTATGTAAAGGATACCCTT CTGAGTTTGCTACTTACCTGAATTTCTGCCGCTCATTGCGCTTTGATGATAAACCGGATTATTCATATCTAAGGCAATTATTCAGAAACCTCTTCCACAGACAAGGCTTCTCTTATGACTATGTATTCGACTGGAATATGCTTAAATTT GGCGCAAGCCGTGCAGTTGAAGATGCTGAACGCGAACGgcgagaaagagaggaaagaatgAGACATGCACGAAATCCAGCTGTTCGTGGGTTACCTTCCACTGCCTCTGGCAGGCTGAGGGGGACACAGGATGTAGCTCCACCTACCCCTCTTACCCCAACTTCACATACTG CGAACACATCTCCTCGGCCAGTGTCTGGAATGGAGCGAGAACGGAAAGTGAGTATGCGATTGCACCGTGGGGCCCCTGTCAATATCTCCTCATCTGATCTAACAGGCAGACAAGATACCTCGCGCATGTCAACCTCACAG ATTCCTGCTCTGGCAACGACCAGCGTTCTCCAGTCTGCTGTGCATCGGTGA